Proteins encoded within one genomic window of Tidjanibacter massiliensis:
- a CDS encoding RagB/SusD family nutrient uptake outer membrane protein, with product MKNIMKVALLMLLAGSIASCNLDKYPDGDAIPEEQAFTTFKDAGQFRLSLYYFARQCFSSYTVIPVNMQAEGINATLDYGNQMGFQYTWTFADNDGYVEQLWTYCYGGIYQINYFIQKANELIERDNSLEEGNENKMTESEREQLNLYIGEARLFRAMINHQLATFYCKDYNPETAKTDWGIILTDKVDVNARNKRSTLFDTYDFINKDLTAGKEALERYYNELGNPTQYYYLSPLTAQCLEAKILLHTDQYEAAATAAAAIADASILINNADAFADMWKNNTNGTEILFQFYASLNEGRSQYGSMFCEDPYNDGKQVQPLYLPSAWLLNLYASNDIRSQVYFRSDVPILSGTTLYTGVKYISKYPGNPALNTTATTNELMQNVVVYRSADFVLMAAEAYAQANNLDGANKYLEKLLTARIPGYTYTPYASIDEVFAAIKQERLKEMFMEGNRIADLKRWGDAMDRTGQDPQASSLVVTTGLYLNIPATDYRFVWPIPQSEKTSNPNISDQLNW from the coding sequence ATGAAAAATATAATGAAAGTTGCACTGCTAATGCTCCTCGCGGGAAGCATAGCAAGTTGTAATCTCGACAAATACCCTGACGGCGACGCGATACCCGAAGAGCAGGCGTTCACTACCTTCAAGGACGCCGGCCAGTTCCGCCTCAGCCTCTACTACTTCGCCCGTCAGTGTTTCTCGTCGTACACCGTCATCCCGGTGAACATGCAGGCGGAAGGTATCAATGCTACGCTGGATTACGGTAACCAGATGGGCTTCCAGTACACCTGGACGTTTGCCGACAACGACGGCTACGTAGAACAGCTCTGGACATACTGCTACGGCGGTATCTACCAGATTAACTACTTCATCCAGAAAGCCAACGAACTCATCGAACGGGACAACTCGCTGGAAGAAGGCAACGAAAACAAGATGACGGAAAGCGAACGCGAACAGCTCAACCTCTATATCGGCGAAGCCCGTCTGTTCAGGGCCATGATAAACCACCAGCTGGCCACGTTCTACTGCAAGGACTACAATCCCGAAACGGCTAAGACCGACTGGGGTATCATTCTGACCGACAAGGTCGATGTGAACGCAAGGAATAAAAGGTCTACCCTGTTCGACACGTACGACTTCATCAACAAAGACCTCACCGCAGGCAAGGAGGCTCTGGAGCGCTACTACAATGAGCTCGGCAATCCTACGCAGTATTATTATCTCTCTCCGCTGACCGCCCAGTGCCTCGAAGCGAAGATACTGCTGCACACCGACCAGTATGAAGCCGCTGCCACCGCTGCCGCTGCCATTGCAGACGCCTCGATACTCATCAACAATGCCGACGCATTCGCCGACATGTGGAAGAACAACACCAACGGTACGGAAATCCTGTTCCAGTTCTACGCCAGCCTGAACGAAGGCCGTTCGCAATACGGCAGCATGTTCTGCGAAGACCCGTACAACGACGGCAAACAGGTACAGCCGCTCTATCTGCCCTCCGCATGGCTGCTGAACCTCTATGCTTCCAACGACATCCGTTCGCAGGTATATTTCAGGTCGGACGTGCCCATACTCAGCGGTACGACGCTCTACACCGGAGTGAAATACATCTCCAAGTATCCCGGTAACCCGGCCCTGAATACGACGGCCACGACCAACGAACTCATGCAGAACGTAGTCGTTTACCGAAGCGCAGATTTCGTACTGATGGCTGCGGAGGCTTATGCACAGGCAAACAATCTCGACGGAGCCAACAAGTATCTCGAGAAACTGCTTACCGCACGTATCCCGGGCTATACTTACACACCGTACGCATCGATAGACGAAGTATTCGCCGCTATCAAGCAGGAACGCCTCAAAGAGATGTTCATGGAAGGCAACCGTATCGCGGACCTCAAGAGGTGGGGCGACGCAATGGACCGTACCGGTCAGGACCCGCAGGCAAGCTCGCTGGTAGTAACCACCGGCCTTTACCTCAACATCCCCGCTACGGACTACCGTTTCGTATGGCCTATACCGCAGTCGGAAAAAACATCCAACCCGAACATCTCGGACCAATTGAACTGGTAA
- a CDS encoding SusC/RagA family TonB-linked outer membrane protein, whose translation MRKIVLSVFTMLIMCFQLAAQNQRVTGTVTDAASGEPVMGATVVVKGTQNAAVTGMEGEYTLNNVPANSVLVFEYLGYAKQEVTITAGMTVANVKLSEDNEQIEQVVVIGYGSARSVGSVTGSVSVVDANILNDKPVMNVADALSGQVSGMSVMTSSGEPSQSSSIRIHGAGSISAGTEPLYVIDGMPSSANQFLAINSNDIENMVTLKDASATSIYGSRAANGVIYVTTKKGSRRAQRAQFRFSGNYGVSTPVNNKFRQMNGYDLLDWQLYFGEISQTDYATYKDRLDTFGAVDWFRYIYQTAPTYTGEFSVNGGSENIGYYVSGSYMNQDGMAPQSSMERYTMRTNLSAQANSWLRINLNLAAAVDKRESTQGATTSQGLNPTSVTNFPIYMATYMTRQYFDEETGRIEDYLLFPNNMIDPYYVMEKAPQWGNNHLLNGNFSIVLTPVKGLTITSLNGIDGNYSTYTFTGLPSHFASGGTGSRTRQFSQYYTLSTSNTIEYKFEPIKDMHNITLLVGQEGIDYYSQGFMAGSSGQIDDALYLIGKGTQVKMSDVGESYSSYNMLSFFGRVNYEYGRKYAFDLTLRNDASSRFGKDNRNALFYAIGGMWNIKEENFLKDNRVLTDLKLRVTYGTQGNSSISNYASLRLVSTGANYGDVSGKYFASTGNNYLGWEKQGLFNVSLEFGLFNWLSVSATYYDRRSSDMLYDVPYPPSSGITSRGENALKMKNQGVDLDINATLFHNDDWNITIGAVFGYNNNKITQLYGTTTSIPQPDSFRTYEVGKSAWSFYMPVFMGVDPRDGKAMYDDGNGNPVKDTNLAAYITLDKQYIAPYNGGFDLSASWKGLSLQVNFAYQLDKWLINGDRFFNESSNIVPRTARPEYMKNIWREPGQVTNIPKYGETSLYSTAYLENASYLRLKNLSLSYQLPQSLLKKTGFIQGVKFSVVMRNLWTLTNYTGYDPEYDSSIIYGMYPNTRQYSFGLELVF comes from the coding sequence ATGAGAAAAATCGTACTATCAGTTTTCACGATGCTGATAATGTGCTTCCAACTGGCCGCACAGAATCAGCGGGTAACTGGTACCGTAACCGATGCGGCATCGGGTGAACCCGTCATGGGTGCGACCGTTGTCGTAAAAGGTACGCAGAACGCTGCCGTCACCGGCATGGAAGGAGAATACACCCTCAACAACGTTCCCGCGAATTCCGTTCTGGTTTTCGAATACCTGGGATACGCCAAACAGGAGGTAACCATCACGGCGGGCATGACCGTTGCGAATGTGAAACTCTCCGAAGACAACGAACAAATCGAACAGGTGGTCGTGATAGGTTACGGTTCGGCGCGTTCGGTGGGTTCCGTAACGGGTTCCGTTTCCGTCGTGGATGCGAACATTCTTAACGACAAACCCGTGATGAACGTCGCCGACGCACTCTCCGGCCAGGTATCCGGTATGTCCGTCATGACAAGTTCCGGTGAACCTTCCCAGAGTTCGTCCATCCGTATCCACGGTGCGGGCTCCATCAGTGCAGGTACCGAACCTCTTTACGTCATCGACGGTATGCCCTCGTCGGCCAACCAGTTCCTCGCCATCAACTCGAACGATATCGAGAACATGGTGACGCTGAAGGACGCATCCGCAACCTCCATTTACGGTTCGCGTGCTGCGAACGGCGTTATCTACGTGACGACCAAGAAGGGCAGCCGCAGGGCACAGAGAGCCCAGTTCCGTTTCAGCGGCAACTACGGCGTATCCACCCCTGTAAACAACAAGTTCCGCCAGATGAACGGCTACGACCTGCTCGACTGGCAGCTCTATTTCGGCGAAATCTCGCAGACAGACTACGCAACCTACAAGGACAGGCTCGATACCTTCGGCGCAGTGGACTGGTTCCGTTATATCTACCAGACCGCACCTACCTACACGGGTGAATTTTCCGTAAACGGCGGTAGCGAGAACATCGGCTATTATGTATCCGGAAGTTACATGAACCAGGACGGTATGGCACCGCAGTCGAGCATGGAACGCTACACGATGCGTACCAACCTCTCCGCACAGGCCAACTCCTGGCTGCGTATCAACCTCAACCTCGCGGCAGCGGTGGACAAACGCGAATCCACTCAGGGAGCCACGACCTCACAGGGTCTGAACCCGACGTCGGTAACCAACTTCCCGATATACATGGCCACCTACATGACCAGGCAGTATTTCGACGAAGAGACCGGCCGGATAGAGGATTATCTTCTCTTCCCGAACAACATGATTGACCCGTACTACGTCATGGAGAAAGCGCCGCAGTGGGGCAACAACCATCTGCTCAACGGTAACTTCTCCATCGTGCTGACTCCCGTCAAGGGCCTCACGATAACCAGCCTGAACGGTATCGACGGGAATTACAGCACCTACACCTTCACCGGCCTCCCGTCACACTTCGCCTCGGGCGGTACGGGTAGCCGTACGCGTCAGTTCTCGCAGTACTACACCCTCTCGACCAGTAACACCATCGAATACAAATTCGAGCCTATCAAGGATATGCACAACATCACCCTGCTCGTCGGCCAGGAAGGCATCGACTACTACTCGCAGGGATTCATGGCAGGTTCGAGCGGCCAGATTGACGATGCCCTCTACCTGATAGGAAAAGGTACGCAAGTCAAAATGTCCGACGTCGGCGAAAGTTACAGCAGCTACAACATGCTCTCGTTCTTCGGCCGCGTGAACTACGAATACGGCAGGAAATACGCCTTCGACCTCACGCTCCGCAACGACGCGTCTTCGCGGTTCGGTAAGGACAACCGCAACGCGCTGTTCTACGCAATCGGCGGTATGTGGAACATCAAGGAGGAGAATTTCCTCAAGGACAACCGCGTACTCACCGACCTCAAACTGCGCGTGACCTACGGTACGCAGGGTAACTCCTCCATCAGCAACTATGCGAGCCTGCGCCTCGTATCGACGGGAGCCAACTACGGCGACGTATCGGGCAAATACTTCGCATCCACCGGTAACAACTACCTCGGATGGGAGAAGCAGGGCCTGTTCAACGTAAGCCTCGAATTCGGTCTGTTCAACTGGCTGTCGGTTTCGGCAACCTACTACGACCGCCGTTCCAGCGACATGTTGTACGACGTACCCTATCCTCCGTCGTCGGGTATCACCTCCAGAGGCGAAAACGCCCTCAAGATGAAGAACCAGGGTGTCGACCTCGATATCAACGCCACCCTGTTCCATAACGACGACTGGAACATCACCATCGGCGCTGTATTCGGCTACAACAACAACAAGATAACCCAGCTTTACGGCACCACGACCTCGATTCCCCAGCCCGATTCGTTCCGTACGTACGAGGTAGGCAAATCCGCATGGTCGTTCTACATGCCCGTATTCATGGGTGTAGACCCGCGCGACGGTAAGGCCATGTACGACGACGGCAACGGCAACCCCGTAAAGGATACCAACCTCGCCGCATACATTACGCTCGACAAGCAGTACATTGCACCGTACAACGGCGGTTTCGACCTGAGCGCAAGCTGGAAAGGTCTCTCTCTCCAGGTGAACTTCGCATATCAGCTCGACAAGTGGCTCATCAACGGCGACCGCTTCTTCAACGAAAGCAGCAACATCGTACCGAGGACAGCCCGCCCCGAATACATGAAGAACATCTGGCGCGAACCGGGACAGGTTACCAATATTCCGAAATACGGCGAAACTTCGCTCTACAGCACGGCATATCTGGAAAACGCTTCCTACCTGCGTCTGAAGAACCTCTCGCTCTCCTACCAGCTGCCGCAGTCGCTCCTCAAGAAGACCGGCTTCATTCAGGGCGTAAAATTCTCCGTTGTAATGCGTAACCTTTGGACGCTCACCAACTACACCGGATACGACCCCGAATACGACAGCTCGATTATCTACGGTATGTACCCGAACACGCGTCAGTACTCTTTCGGTCTGGAACTCGTATTCTAA
- a CDS encoding DUF488 domain-containing protein — translation MTRIRIKRVYEPESPDDGYRVLVDRLWPRGIRKDALHYDSWEKEVAPSAALRTWYHQDPAGRWDEFRKRYLSELEHSGTAAAFAGKIRELPTVTLLFASRNAAENHALILREYLETTPA, via the coding sequence ATGACACGCATACGCATCAAAAGGGTTTACGAACCCGAATCCCCCGACGACGGCTACCGGGTATTGGTCGACAGGCTGTGGCCGCGCGGCATCCGCAAGGATGCGCTTCACTACGACTCCTGGGAAAAGGAGGTAGCCCCGTCCGCCGCGCTCCGCACATGGTACCATCAGGACCCGGCGGGCCGATGGGATGAATTCCGGAAACGGTACCTGTCGGAACTGGAACACTCCGGGACGGCGGCAGCATTCGCCGGGAAGATACGGGAACTCCCCACAGTCACCCTGCTCTTCGCCTCCCGGAACGCCGCCGAAAACCACGCGCTCATCCTCCGGGAATACCTCGAAACCACCCCCGCATAA
- a CDS encoding UDP-N-acetylmuramoyl-tripeptide--D-alanyl-D-alanine ligase: protein MPSQQQISELYDLYTAHPAVTTDSRHIPEGAIFFALRGPSFDGNAFAAEALRKGAALAVVDDPEAIPSGTNPGRDYFLVDNVLQTLQELAAMHRTRLGIPILAITGTNGKTTTKELVHAVLSQKYRVYATQGNLNNHIGVPLTLLAMPAGIEFGIVEMGASAPGEIAALCRIAKPDYGIVTNIGKAHLEGFGDEEGVKAAKGELYDRLAADGGVAFVRQDDATLAAMAAQRPTLKTVRYGAEAADGLKSQLVGNYNRFNIAAAATIGRHFGVGEKELYGAIRDYVPTINRSQIIRTKNNIVIADCYNANPSSMRAALDWFGKLSPYDLDATKSEKIAILGDMLELGKWSAAEHRTILELILGMDFKRVVLIGQEFCDAAAAADLREATQKMSLMTFPDMDAALFYLRERLAYVKNKVVLLKGSRGMALERIVRYL from the coding sequence ATGCCATCGCAACAGCAAATATCGGAACTATACGACCTCTATACGGCGCATCCTGCCGTCACTACCGACAGCAGGCACATTCCCGAAGGCGCCATCTTCTTCGCCCTGCGCGGCCCCTCCTTCGACGGCAACGCCTTCGCGGCCGAAGCCCTGCGGAAGGGCGCGGCCCTCGCCGTGGTGGACGACCCCGAAGCCATTCCTTCCGGGACGAATCCCGGCAGGGATTATTTCCTTGTCGATAACGTACTCCAGACGTTGCAGGAGCTGGCAGCCATGCACCGCACGCGGCTGGGTATCCCCATACTCGCCATCACCGGCACCAACGGCAAGACCACCACGAAAGAGCTCGTACATGCCGTCCTGTCGCAGAAATACCGGGTATATGCCACACAGGGCAACCTGAACAATCACATCGGCGTCCCGCTGACGCTGCTGGCCATGCCCGCCGGCATCGAATTCGGTATCGTCGAAATGGGGGCCAGCGCCCCGGGCGAAATAGCCGCCCTGTGTCGTATCGCAAAACCCGATTACGGCATCGTCACCAACATCGGCAAGGCACACCTCGAAGGCTTCGGAGACGAAGAGGGGGTGAAGGCCGCCAAAGGGGAGCTTTACGACCGGCTGGCGGCCGACGGAGGAGTGGCTTTCGTCCGGCAGGACGATGCGACGCTGGCCGCAATGGCCGCACAGCGCCCTACGCTGAAAACGGTCCGGTACGGAGCCGAGGCGGCTGACGGCCTCAAAAGCCAGCTTGTCGGGAACTACAACCGCTTCAACATCGCCGCGGCAGCGACCATCGGGCGCCACTTCGGCGTGGGAGAGAAAGAACTCTACGGCGCCATTCGGGACTATGTCCCGACTATCAACCGCTCTCAGATAATACGTACGAAAAACAATATCGTCATTGCGGATTGCTACAACGCCAATCCGTCGAGCATGCGGGCAGCCCTCGACTGGTTCGGCAAACTTTCACCTTACGACCTGGACGCGACCAAATCGGAGAAGATAGCCATTCTCGGAGACATGCTGGAACTGGGCAAATGGAGCGCCGCGGAACACCGCACCATACTGGAGCTGATACTCGGCATGGATTTCAAACGGGTAGTCCTGATAGGGCAGGAGTTCTGCGACGCCGCAGCCGCGGCCGACCTGCGGGAGGCGACACAGAAAATGTCGCTCATGACCTTCCCCGACATGGATGCCGCCCTCTTCTACCTGCGGGAACGGCTCGCTTACGTCAAAAACAAAGTAGTCCTGCTGAAAGGCTCGCGCGGAATGGCGCTGGAACGTATCGTCCGCTACCTCTGA
- a CDS encoding mannose-1-phosphate guanylyltransferase: MNSHIYCVIMAGGAGTRFWPISRSGRPKQFLDILGTGKTFIRSTFERFAEFVPAENFLVVTNSTYRDLVLEQLPEIAPQQILAEPLGRNTAPCIAYAAFRLKATAPDSTMIVTPSDHLILNEPAFRNVVEEAVEFASSHEALVTIGVQPTRPATGYGYIQVDQPMRRDGLNKVKTFTEKPNLELAKAFLQSGEFFWNSGIFVWQTRTILESMNRMLPETCQLFASIEGDYGTDREQEGIARIYPECRAISIDYGIMEKANNVYVRCGDFGWSDIGTWGSLYEYLPKDADGNTDSPDCILFDTHGCLIKKPEGKLAVVEGLDEFIVIDTEDVLMICPKENEQNIKKFIDTARFTKGDRFI, translated from the coding sequence ATGAACAGCCATATCTATTGCGTTATCATGGCCGGCGGGGCCGGAACCCGCTTCTGGCCCATCAGCCGCAGCGGCAGGCCCAAACAATTCCTCGACATCTTAGGAACGGGGAAAACCTTCATCCGGAGCACCTTCGAACGGTTCGCGGAGTTCGTCCCGGCAGAAAACTTTCTCGTCGTCACGAACAGCACCTACCGCGACCTCGTACTCGAACAGCTGCCGGAAATCGCACCGCAACAGATACTGGCCGAACCGCTCGGCCGCAACACCGCACCCTGCATCGCCTACGCCGCTTTCCGGCTGAAGGCCACCGCCCCGGACTCCACCATGATAGTCACGCCGTCGGACCACCTCATCCTCAATGAACCGGCTTTCCGGAACGTCGTGGAAGAGGCGGTCGAGTTCGCCTCCTCGCACGAGGCATTGGTGACCATCGGCGTACAGCCTACCCGTCCGGCGACCGGCTACGGTTACATACAGGTAGACCAGCCCATGCGCCGGGACGGTCTGAACAAGGTGAAGACCTTCACCGAAAAGCCCAATCTGGAACTGGCCAAAGCCTTCCTACAGTCGGGAGAATTTTTCTGGAATTCAGGAATATTCGTCTGGCAGACCCGCACGATACTGGAGTCCATGAACCGGATGCTGCCCGAAACCTGCCAGCTCTTCGCCTCCATCGAGGGAGACTACGGCACCGACCGGGAGCAGGAGGGAATAGCACGCATCTACCCCGAATGCCGTGCCATTTCGATAGACTACGGTATCATGGAGAAGGCGAACAACGTCTATGTGCGCTGCGGCGATTTCGGCTGGAGCGACATCGGCACATGGGGTTCGCTTTACGAATACCTTCCCAAGGATGCCGACGGCAATACCGACAGTCCGGACTGCATCCTGTTCGACACGCACGGATGCCTTATCAAAAAACCGGAGGGGAAACTCGCCGTGGTGGAGGGACTCGACGAATTCATCGTCATCGACACCGAAGACGTGCTGATGATATGTCCGAAAGAGAACGAGCAGAACATCAAGAAGTTCATAGACACCGCACGCTTCACCAAAGGAGACAGATTCATTTGA
- a CDS encoding nucleoside deaminase, whose translation MTKEELMKKAIALSVANVAEGGGPFGAVIARNGRIVATGTNRVTAENDPTAHAEVQAIREAARRLGTFDLSGCEIYTSCEPCPMCLGAIYWARLDKVYFANGKEDAKAIGFDDSLIYDELALPRSERRLPSQELMRSEALEAFRLWSAKPDKTAY comes from the coding sequence ATGACGAAAGAAGAGTTGATGAAAAAGGCCATCGCCCTCTCGGTAGCCAACGTGGCGGAAGGCGGAGGCCCGTTCGGGGCGGTCATCGCCCGCAACGGCCGAATCGTGGCGACGGGCACCAACCGCGTAACGGCCGAGAACGACCCCACGGCCCATGCCGAAGTGCAGGCGATACGGGAAGCGGCCCGGCGGCTGGGTACGTTCGACCTGAGCGGATGCGAAATATACACCTCCTGCGAGCCATGTCCCATGTGCCTGGGCGCCATCTACTGGGCGCGGCTGGACAAGGTATATTTCGCCAACGGGAAAGAGGACGCGAAGGCCATCGGTTTCGATGACTCGCTGATATACGACGAACTGGCCCTGCCGCGCTCCGAACGGCGGCTCCCCTCACAGGAGCTGATGCGCAGCGAGGCACTCGAAGCCTTCCGCCTCTGGAGCGCGAAGCCGGACAAAACGGCCTACTGA